Proteins co-encoded in one Ruegeria sp. HKCCD4315 genomic window:
- a CDS encoding sugar ABC transporter substrate-binding protein, with amino-acid sequence MKKFVKGALAAGALALATPAFAQEIVVVSHGQANDAFWNVVKNGVEQAGKDVGVNVEYRAPETFDMVAMSQLIDAAVNQEPDGLIVSIPDADALGPSIERAVAAGIPVISINSGSDVSKELGALLHVGQDEFDAGKAAGEELAAMGGKTAICVNHEVGNVALDLRCAGFAEGFGGDVEVLPTSNDPSEIESKVAAALAANEAVDTVMALGASSAGEPTVAAVKGSGRDVNVASFDLSANFLQSIADGDAAFAIDQQQYLQGYLSVNFMGLHAKYGLMPGGNVPSGPNLVTQEKAAQVIELSSQGIR; translated from the coding sequence ATGAAGAAATTTGTGAAAGGCGCGCTAGCTGCAGGGGCTTTGGCCCTGGCGACACCTGCGTTTGCACAGGAAATCGTGGTCGTATCGCACGGCCAGGCCAACGACGCATTCTGGAACGTTGTGAAAAACGGCGTCGAGCAGGCTGGTAAGGATGTCGGCGTGAACGTCGAATACCGTGCACCAGAAACTTTTGACATGGTGGCGATGTCGCAGTTGATCGATGCTGCCGTGAACCAGGAGCCCGACGGCCTGATCGTCTCGATCCCGGATGCGGATGCGCTTGGCCCGTCAATTGAACGTGCCGTAGCTGCCGGAATCCCGGTGATCTCGATCAACTCGGGTTCGGACGTCTCGAAAGAACTGGGTGCGCTGCTGCATGTGGGTCAGGACGAATTTGACGCCGGCAAGGCCGCTGGTGAAGAACTGGCAGCAATGGGTGGCAAAACGGCGATCTGTGTGAACCACGAAGTGGGCAACGTTGCGCTGGACCTGCGGTGTGCAGGTTTTGCGGAAGGTTTCGGTGGTGATGTCGAAGTTCTTCCGACCTCGAATGACCCGTCGGAAATCGAGTCGAAAGTTGCCGCTGCTCTGGCTGCAAACGAAGCGGTCGATACTGTGATGGCATTGGGTGCAAGCTCGGCCGGTGAGCCGACTGTTGCTGCCGTCAAGGGCTCGGGCCGGGATGTGAATGTTGCGTCCTTTGACCTGTCGGCCAACTTCCTGCAGTCGATCGCGGACGGTGACGCCGCCTTTGCCATTGATCAGCAACAGTATCTGCAAGGGTACTTGTCGGTGAACTTTATGGGCCTGCACGCCAAATACGGCCTGATGCCCGGTGGTAATGTTCCTTCAGGTCCCAACCTGGTGACTCAGGAGAAGGCCGCTCAGGTGATCGAACTGTCCTCGCAGGGCATTCGCTGA
- a CDS encoding universal stress protein, with the protein MYHNILVPISFDAERDTSGPLKLAQLLATPDAQVTLLHVVEHIPNYAISYMPPEYLTEARKAIQTELDELASQLPNARGLVIEGHSGRTILDWAEANKPDLIIMASHRPGMQDLLLGSTASHVVRHAGCAVHVVR; encoded by the coding sequence ATGTATCACAACATTCTTGTTCCTATCTCATTCGATGCTGAAAGAGACACCTCCGGGCCTTTGAAGCTGGCTCAGCTGTTGGCTACACCAGACGCGCAGGTGACATTGCTGCATGTGGTCGAGCATATTCCGAACTATGCGATTTCGTATATGCCGCCCGAATACCTGACCGAAGCACGCAAGGCGATTCAGACGGAATTGGATGAATTGGCATCGCAGTTGCCAAATGCGCGTGGATTGGTGATCGAAGGACACTCTGGTCGCACGATTCTGGATTGGGCCGAAGCCAACAAGCCCGACCTGATCATCATGGCGTCGCACCGACCGGGAATGCAGGATCTGCTGCTGGGCTCGACGGCTTCCCACGTCGTGCGACATGCTGGATGCGCTGTGCACGTAGTGCGCTGA
- a CDS encoding excalibur calcium-binding domain-containing protein, whose protein sequence is MLFKKPTQDAPDLNPRSTRRHQRAEATRRQALSPVRILVMVLLLPLTTVLIAVGVFIRVSEYNRDEAVIHLIALAGCDATQAMGIGPFREGQPGYHTRNDPDGDGVACGFVETPVPRAAQSESRAEPQQRSVGNAKFVRP, encoded by the coding sequence ATGCTGTTCAAGAAACCCACGCAGGACGCGCCTGACCTGAACCCAAGATCAACCCGTCGGCACCAGCGGGCCGAGGCCACGCGCCGACAGGCACTGTCCCCGGTGCGTATTCTTGTCATGGTGCTGTTACTGCCCCTCACGACTGTGCTGATCGCGGTGGGCGTTTTCATTCGGGTGTCCGAGTATAATAGGGATGAGGCCGTGATCCACCTGATCGCGCTGGCAGGGTGTGACGCGACGCAAGCCATGGGAATCGGGCCGTTCCGCGAAGGTCAGCCGGGTTACCACACGCGCAATGACCCTGATGGAGACGGCGTTGCCTGCGGGTTTGTCGAGACGCCTGTACCGCGGGCCGCGCAATCAGAAAGCCGCGCAGAGCCCCAACAACGTTCGGTCGGTAACGCCAAATTCGTGCGCCCATAG
- a CDS encoding antibiotic biosynthesis monooxygenase yields MPKIAKDASVQTVITTFEMTPGTCQDLLEALTDAYAEFISKQPGFVSAGLHVNDAQTRIANYSQWERREDFLAMLRTPEMRDRNRKINELCKSFEPVMYDVAETF; encoded by the coding sequence ATGCCGAAAATCGCCAAAGACGCCAGTGTTCAAACTGTTATCACAACCTTCGAAATGACGCCGGGCACTTGTCAGGACCTTTTGGAAGCCTTGACCGACGCTTATGCCGAATTCATTTCCAAGCAGCCGGGTTTTGTTTCCGCAGGGCTGCATGTGAACGACGCGCAAACCCGAATCGCCAACTACTCGCAATGGGAACGGCGCGAAGATTTTCTGGCCATGTTGCGGACGCCTGAGATGCGCGACCGCAACCGCAAGATCAACGAACTATGCAAAAGCTTTGAGCCGGTCATGTATGACGTGGCCGAGACATTCTGA
- a CDS encoding ABC transporter permease, with translation MSDSAQVAGDERVKKEPFMTKLMKRPELGAMAGVVLVVIFFAITADDSMFTLAGIMNFMTPAAQLGILAIGAALLMIGGEFDLSIGSMVAFAGLFFGVCVVTWQLPLIVAIPMTFVFAAFVGAINGNIVIRSGLPSFIVTLAFLFILRGLSLVGLKAATGGSTQLRGVRDVVENDWLAPFFSGEAFGGLFTWLAEKGMIETFKSGAPKVPGIPVEILWFIVLALAATYVLLRTPAGNWIFASGGDSTAASNSGVPVNRVKVSLFMLTACCAALVAIITVIDAGSTDARRGFQKEFEAIIAAVIGGCLLTGGYGSAIGAFFGAIIFGMVVIGLTYTDFDQDWFQVFLGAMLLIAVLFNNAIRKRVTGER, from the coding sequence ATGAGTGACTCAGCTCAAGTCGCCGGGGACGAAAGGGTCAAAAAAGAGCCTTTCATGACCAAACTCATGAAGCGGCCCGAACTCGGTGCGATGGCCGGTGTCGTGCTGGTGGTAATCTTTTTTGCCATCACAGCAGACGACTCGATGTTTACCCTGGCCGGGATCATGAATTTCATGACACCTGCCGCACAGTTGGGAATTCTGGCCATCGGTGCCGCGCTGTTGATGATCGGGGGGGAGTTTGACCTGTCCATCGGCTCGATGGTGGCGTTTGCGGGCCTGTTCTTTGGCGTCTGTGTGGTCACCTGGCAGTTGCCTCTGATCGTCGCGATCCCAATGACTTTTGTTTTCGCAGCATTTGTCGGGGCGATAAACGGAAACATCGTGATCCGGTCAGGTCTGCCATCCTTCATCGTGACCCTGGCTTTCCTGTTCATTCTACGCGGTCTGTCGTTGGTTGGCCTGAAGGCCGCCACCGGAGGATCGACGCAGTTGCGTGGCGTTCGTGACGTGGTTGAGAACGACTGGCTGGCTCCGTTCTTTTCAGGCGAGGCTTTCGGCGGCCTGTTTACCTGGTTGGCCGAGAAAGGCATGATCGAAACCTTCAAAAGCGGTGCGCCTAAAGTGCCCGGAATTCCGGTCGAAATCCTGTGGTTCATCGTGCTGGCGCTTGCAGCCACTTACGTGCTGTTGCGTACCCCGGCAGGGAACTGGATTTTCGCGTCGGGCGGTGACAGCACGGCGGCGTCAAACTCTGGTGTGCCGGTGAACCGGGTCAAAGTTTCGCTGTTCATGCTGACCGCCTGCTGTGCCGCACTGGTCGCCATCATTACCGTAATCGACGCTGGTTCGACCGACGCACGTCGTGGGTTCCAGAAAGAGTTTGAGGCGATCATCGCAGCCGTAATCGGCGGCTGTCTGCTGACCGGTGGTTATGGCTCGGCCATTGGCGCGTTCTTTGGTGCGATCATCTTCGGTATGGTTGTCATCGGACTGACGTATACGGACTTCGATCAGGACTGGTTCCAGGTTTTCCTTGGCGCGATGCTGTTGATTGCGGTTCTGTTCAACAACGCGATCCGTAAACGCGTAACCGGGGAGCGTTGA
- a CDS encoding formate/nitrite transporter family protein: MKVQNPTGVDAYKPAQIAELVETAGVAKAHLSVGQTLTLAILAGVFIGFGGAAYTMVMTGVDPGFGPARFLGGVVFSLGLILVVVGGAELFTGNALMTIAAVDRKISLRDLLRNWGLVYLGNLVGAIALALAFAATGLLEGPTGATASAIANGKIDLTQTQAFARGILCNALVCLAVWLSFAARSVVGKVMAILWPIAAFVLMGLEHSVANMYLLPQGALAGADLGWGAVFGNLFWVTIGNVVGGAGGVALAYRLAYLHNTSG; the protein is encoded by the coding sequence ATGAAAGTGCAAAACCCAACCGGCGTGGACGCCTATAAACCGGCCCAAATCGCCGAGCTGGTCGAAACCGCAGGCGTTGCCAAGGCGCATCTGTCAGTCGGCCAGACATTGACGCTGGCCATTCTTGCGGGCGTTTTCATCGGCTTTGGCGGCGCGGCCTATACCATGGTCATGACCGGTGTCGATCCGGGCTTCGGACCGGCCCGGTTTCTGGGTGGCGTCGTGTTCTCGCTGGGCCTGATCCTGGTGGTAGTCGGCGGGGCCGAGCTGTTCACTGGCAACGCTCTGATGACCATTGCGGCGGTGGACCGGAAAATTTCACTGCGTGACCTGCTGCGGAACTGGGGGCTCGTGTATCTCGGGAATTTGGTCGGAGCTATTGCACTGGCCCTGGCATTTGCTGCAACCGGATTGCTCGAAGGTCCCACGGGCGCCACAGCATCTGCGATCGCAAATGGCAAAATCGACCTCACTCAGACACAGGCCTTTGCGCGTGGCATTTTGTGCAACGCGTTGGTCTGCCTTGCCGTTTGGCTGAGCTTCGCCGCCAGATCGGTCGTGGGAAAGGTGATGGCAATACTCTGGCCGATTGCGGCGTTTGTTCTGATGGGGTTGGAACACTCGGTCGCCAATATGTACCTGTTGCCGCAAGGCGCACTTGCAGGTGCCGACCTTGGTTGGGGCGCCGTCTTTGGAAACCTGTTTTGGGTTACGATTGGCAATGTTGTCGGCGGTGCGGGTGGCGTTGCGCTTGCTTATCGCCTTGCCTATCTGCACAATACGTCCGGCTGA
- the uvrB gene encoding excinuclease ABC subunit UvrB, with product MPYAHSDKTQLTADDVRARLKLEGGKQFVMHTEFNPAGDQPTAIRELAGGVLDGERDQVLLGATGTGKTFTMAKVIEETQRPAIILAPNKTLAAQLYGEFKGFFPENSVEYFVSYYDYYQPEAYVPRSDTYIEKESQINEQIDRMRHSATRALLERDDVIIVASVSCIYGIGSVETYGAMTQDLKVGNEYDQRQVMADLVAQQYRRNDQAFQRGSFRVRGDSLEIWPAHLEDRAWKLSFFGEELEQITEFDPLTGERAATMEQVRVYANSHYVTPKPTMQQAIIGIKKELRIRLDQLVGEGKLLEAQRLEQRTNFDLEMLEATGVCNGIENYSRYLTGRAPGEPPPTLFEFIPDNAIVFADESHVSVPQIGGMYRGDYRRKFTLAEHGFRLPSCMDNRPLKFEEWDAMRPQSVFVSATPAKWEIEQTGGVFTEQVIRPTGLLDPEVEIRPVSMQVDDLLDEVRKVAANGFRTLVTTLTKRMAEDLTEYLHEQGIKVRYMHSDIDTLERIEILRDLRLGAFDVLVGINLLREGLDIPECGLVAILDADKEGFLRSETSLVQTIGRAARNADGRVIMYADKITGSMERALNETNRRRAKQLAYNEEHGITPETVKKNVEDVLAGLYEGDVDMNRVTATIDKPMHGANLEAHLDGLREKMRKAAENLEFEEAANIRDEIKRLEAVDLAVADDPMARQWAVEKASEDAVKSRGRSTAGRPGQRGGNVKRRKR from the coding sequence ATGCCTTACGCCCATTCCGACAAGACCCAACTGACCGCCGACGACGTGCGCGCCCGCCTGAAACTGGAAGGCGGCAAGCAGTTTGTGATGCACACCGAGTTCAACCCGGCAGGTGACCAACCGACGGCCATCAGGGAACTGGCTGGCGGCGTATTGGACGGCGAGCGCGATCAGGTTCTGCTAGGTGCGACGGGGACGGGTAAAACATTCACCATGGCCAAGGTGATCGAGGAAACCCAGCGCCCAGCCATCATCCTTGCACCGAACAAAACACTGGCCGCGCAGCTTTACGGAGAGTTCAAAGGCTTCTTCCCCGAAAACTCAGTGGAATACTTCGTCTCGTATTACGACTACTACCAACCCGAAGCTTATGTGCCGCGCTCGGACACGTACATTGAGAAAGAATCCCAGATCAACGAACAGATCGACCGGATGCGCCACTCGGCCACGCGGGCGCTGCTGGAACGTGACGATGTGATCATCGTGGCGTCAGTATCTTGCATCTATGGTATCGGTTCGGTCGAGACCTATGGGGCGATGACGCAGGATCTGAAGGTCGGCAACGAATACGACCAGCGGCAAGTAATGGCCGATCTGGTCGCCCAGCAATACCGCCGAAACGATCAGGCATTTCAGCGTGGATCGTTCCGGGTGCGGGGCGATTCACTGGAAATCTGGCCCGCCCACCTTGAGGACCGCGCCTGGAAGCTGTCCTTCTTCGGCGAGGAACTGGAACAGATCACCGAGTTCGACCCTCTGACCGGGGAACGCGCCGCGACGATGGAGCAGGTGCGCGTTTATGCGAACTCGCACTACGTGACGCCTAAACCCACGATGCAGCAGGCGATCATCGGGATCAAAAAGGAACTACGCATCCGGCTGGACCAACTGGTGGGCGAAGGCAAATTGCTGGAGGCTCAACGGCTGGAACAGCGCACCAATTTCGATTTGGAAATGCTCGAGGCTACTGGCGTCTGCAACGGGATCGAGAACTATTCGCGCTACCTCACGGGCCGCGCTCCGGGTGAACCGCCCCCGACCCTGTTCGAATTCATTCCCGACAACGCCATTGTCTTTGCCGACGAATCCCACGTCAGCGTTCCGCAGATCGGCGGCATGTACCGGGGAGACTATCGGCGCAAATTCACGCTGGCCGAACACGGGTTCCGCCTGCCGTCCTGCATGGATAACCGACCCCTGAAGTTCGAAGAATGGGACGCCATGCGCCCGCAATCCGTCTTCGTCTCGGCCACGCCGGCCAAGTGGGAGATCGAACAGACCGGCGGCGTCTTCACCGAACAGGTGATCCGCCCCACCGGCCTGCTGGACCCCGAGGTCGAGATCCGCCCTGTCTCCATGCAGGTCGACGACCTGCTGGACGAGGTGCGCAAGGTCGCCGCCAACGGCTTCCGCACGCTGGTCACCACCCTGACCAAGCGCATGGCCGAGGATCTGACCGAATACCTGCACGAACAGGGCATCAAAGTCCGCTACATGCATTCCGACATCGACACGCTGGAACGCATCGAAATCCTGCGCGACCTGCGGTTGGGGGCATTCGATGTGCTGGTCGGCATCAACCTGCTGCGCGAGGGGCTCGACATCCCCGAATGCGGCCTGGTCGCCATTCTGGATGCGGATAAAGAGGGCTTTTTGCGGTCCGAGACCTCTCTGGTGCAAACCATCGGCCGCGCTGCGCGTAACGCTGATGGTCGGGTGATCATGTATGCCGACAAGATCACCGGTTCGATGGAGCGCGCGCTGAACGAGACCAACCGCCGCCGTGCCAAACAGCTCGCCTATAACGAGGAACACGGCATCACCCCCGAGACGGTGAAAAAGAATGTCGAGGACGTTCTGGCAGGTCTCTACGAAGGCGACGTCGACATGAACCGCGTCACCGCCACCATCGACAAACCGATGCACGGCGCGAATTTGGAAGCGCATCTGGACGGGTTGCGCGAGAAGATGCGCAAGGCCGCCGAGAACCTGGAATTCGAAGAGGCCGCCAATATCCGGGACGAGATCAAACGTCTGGAAGCGGTCGATCTGGCCGTCGCCGACGACCCCATGGCGCGGCAATGGGCGGTCGAGAAAGCCTCGGAAGACGCAGTGAAGTCGCGCGGACGGTCAACGGCTGGCAGGCCGGGGCAGCGGGGTGGGAATGTGAAGCGGCGGAAAAGGTAA
- a CDS encoding GNAT family N-acetyltransferase, which translates to MIEIRRADPTSDALRAVVDAHFAHSETAGPAESNHTMDAESLAGPGIQFWAIYEGQQPLGCGAMKMLPDGTAEVKSVHILAQARGRGLARLMMQHLADLARAEGIEALVLETGAAHLSEYEAARKLYETLGYSYCGPIFGYQDDPNSAFMRLALEPGQ; encoded by the coding sequence ATGATTGAGATTCGCAGGGCCGATCCAACCTCGGACGCACTTCGCGCCGTGGTGGACGCGCATTTTGCTCATAGCGAAACGGCAGGTCCTGCCGAAAGCAACCATACAATGGACGCCGAGTCGCTGGCCGGGCCGGGGATTCAGTTCTGGGCGATTTATGAGGGTCAGCAACCTTTAGGGTGTGGCGCGATGAAGATGCTGCCCGACGGAACCGCCGAGGTGAAGTCAGTGCATATTCTAGCGCAGGCGCGGGGCCGTGGTTTGGCGCGGCTGATGATGCAGCACTTGGCAGACTTGGCACGTGCCGAGGGGATTGAGGCCCTGGTTCTGGAGACCGGAGCAGCCCATCTTTCCGAATATGAAGCCGCCCGCAAGCTTTATGAGACATTGGGATATTCCTATTGCGGCCCGATCTTTGGCTATCAGGACGACCCAAACAGCGCCTTCATGCGCTTGGCCCTTGAACCCGGACAATAA
- a CDS encoding pyridoxamine 5'-phosphate oxidase family protein, with the protein MTSPYQTPDETVRAQAGELLEQARFAALAVLHPQTGLPTLSRIALATDTDGCTVTLISSLAEHTQALNANPNCALLVGEPEDKGDPLTHPRLTLHAVAHWVYRDMPEYAPLRERYLSLRPKAKLYVDFTDFSFVRFTIRDGLLNSGFGKAYRMTAEDF; encoded by the coding sequence GTGACAAGTCCCTACCAAACCCCAGACGAAACGGTCCGCGCGCAAGCCGGAGAGCTTTTGGAGCAGGCCCGTTTCGCTGCGTTGGCTGTTTTGCACCCTCAAACGGGTTTGCCAACACTGTCCCGTATCGCATTGGCCACGGACACGGATGGCTGCACTGTCACGCTGATCTCGTCACTGGCCGAACACACCCAAGCCCTGAACGCCAACCCGAATTGCGCCCTTCTGGTCGGAGAGCCCGAAGACAAAGGCGACCCGCTGACCCATCCCCGTCTGACACTTCACGCTGTGGCGCATTGGGTATACCGGGACATGCCAGAGTATGCCCCGCTGCGCGAGCGGTATCTGAGCCTTAGGCCCAAGGCAAAACTGTATGTCGATTTCACCGATTTCAGTTTTGTCAGGTTTACGATCCGGGATGGGTTGCTGAACAGCGGATTTGGCAAAGCCTACCGCATGACAGCAGAAGATTTTTGA
- a CDS encoding ATP-binding cassette domain-containing protein → MTEDTKFHHGDAATDVAPIVEMKNIEKHFGNIIALAGVSFDVKPGECHCLLGDNGAGKSTFIKTMSGVHKPTKGEIFFEGKPLHFDTPRDAMEAGIATVFQDLAMIPLMSVTRNFFMGREPTKGKGLMKRFDVEQANDVCMEEMRKMGINLRGPDQAVGTLSGGERQTVAIARAVYFGAKILILDEPTSALGVRQTSNVLATIDKVRSQGVGVVFISHNVRHALAVGDRFTVLNRGKTLGTATRGEITPEQLQDLMAGGQEMAELEGSLGGTV, encoded by the coding sequence ATGACCGAAGATACCAAGTTCCACCACGGCGATGCGGCGACTGATGTGGCGCCCATCGTGGAAATGAAGAACATCGAAAAGCACTTTGGCAACATCATCGCTTTGGCGGGCGTCAGCTTTGACGTCAAACCGGGTGAATGTCATTGCCTGCTGGGCGACAACGGTGCAGGGAAATCGACCTTTATCAAGACCATGTCGGGCGTGCACAAACCCACCAAGGGCGAGATCTTCTTCGAAGGCAAACCGCTGCATTTCGACACGCCTCGGGATGCGATGGAGGCGGGCATTGCGACCGTGTTCCAGGATCTGGCGATGATCCCGCTGATGAGCGTCACGCGCAATTTCTTCATGGGGCGCGAACCGACCAAAGGTAAGGGCCTGATGAAGCGCTTCGATGTCGAACAGGCGAATGATGTCTGCATGGAAGAGATGCGCAAAATGGGCATCAACCTGCGCGGGCCGGATCAGGCCGTGGGCACCTTGTCAGGTGGCGAGCGGCAGACCGTCGCCATTGCTCGTGCCGTGTATTTTGGTGCCAAGATTCTGATCTTGGACGAACCGACCTCGGCCCTTGGCGTACGTCAAACCTCGAACGTTCTGGCGACTATCGACAAGGTACGCAGTCAGGGGGTTGGCGTGGTCTTCATCAGCCATAACGTGCGCCACGCTTTGGCAGTGGGTGACCGGTTTACGGTGCTTAATCGAGGCAAAACGCTGGGTACGGCGACCCGTGGTGAGATTACCCCTGAACAGTTGCAGGACCTGATGGCCGGTGGTCAGGAAATGGCCGAGCTGGAAGGGTCTTTGGGCGGTACAGTCTAA
- a CDS encoding DUF4864 domain-containing protein, with the protein MRRLLLALSLSAGLVSGAYAQSSEIEANIAAQIQAFKADDFATAFTFASPNIQRLFQNPDNFGAMVRNGYPMVWRPADVRFLELREIAGSLWQKVMITDGDGRVHILDYQMIPLEGGWKINGVQLLGNADPAA; encoded by the coding sequence ATGCGTCGATTATTGCTTGCTCTTTCCTTGAGTGCCGGACTGGTGTCGGGGGCGTATGCCCAAAGTTCTGAAATCGAAGCGAACATCGCGGCGCAGATACAAGCCTTCAAGGCCGATGATTTCGCGACGGCCTTTACTTTCGCCAGCCCAAACATTCAGCGGCTCTTCCAAAATCCGGACAACTTTGGAGCAATGGTCCGCAATGGGTATCCCATGGTTTGGCGACCTGCTGATGTACGCTTTCTAGAACTGCGCGAGATTGCCGGGTCATTGTGGCAGAAAGTCATGATCACCGACGGCGATGGGCGCGTTCACATTTTGGACTACCAAATGATCCCTTTGGAAGGTGGTTGGAAAATAAATGGCGTTCAATTGTTGGGTAACGCTGACCCTGCGGCTTGA
- a CDS encoding ETC complex I subunit, translating into MRARIYQPSRNAMTSGMAKTRKWVLEYAPASAREVDPLMGWTSSNDTQTQVRLKFDTKEEALDYAKDNGIEVQVSEPHKRKPNLRARGYGENFATDRRGPWTH; encoded by the coding sequence ATGCGCGCACGGATTTACCAGCCTTCGCGAAACGCGATGACTTCGGGGATGGCCAAAACCCGCAAATGGGTTCTTGAATACGCCCCGGCCTCGGCGCGTGAGGTCGATCCGCTGATGGGCTGGACGTCGTCCAATGACACGCAGACACAGGTGCGCCTGAAATTCGACACCAAGGAAGAGGCGTTGGACTACGCCAAGGACAACGGTATCGAAGTGCAGGTCAGCGAACCGCACAAGCGCAAACCAAATCTGCGCGCCCGTGGCTATGGCGAGAATTTCGCCACCGACCGGCGCGGCCCCTGGACCCACTGA
- a CDS encoding excinuclease ABC subunit B: MRAILTSLILATPAFAWEATVGDICTLSHDTGAATIFLTYDPSAPLYTLTITRKDQVWAQSPWFAMRFEGRNPIEIATPRHVLSDGGSALTVTDTGFGNVLDGLEYNQVAYAFTQDGIAEFPLIDAAPQVRIFRTCAGAHLS; this comes from the coding sequence ATGCGTGCAATCCTGACTTCTCTGATCCTGGCCACCCCGGCTTTCGCGTGGGAGGCGACGGTGGGCGATATCTGCACGCTTTCGCATGACACAGGTGCCGCGACGATTTTCCTGACCTATGACCCGTCCGCGCCGCTCTATACGCTGACGATTACTCGGAAAGATCAGGTCTGGGCTCAATCGCCGTGGTTTGCAATGCGGTTCGAAGGACGAAACCCCATCGAAATCGCCACCCCACGCCATGTCTTGTCCGACGGAGGATCTGCGTTGACGGTGACAGATACCGGCTTTGGGAACGTGCTGGATGGGTTGGAGTACAACCAGGTCGCCTATGCGTTCACGCAAGACGGGATTGCAGAGTTTCCCCTGATCGATGCAGCGCCGCAGGTGCGTATCTTTCGCACCTGTGCAGGCGCGCATTTGTCCTGA
- the iolG gene encoding inositol 2-dehydrogenase has protein sequence MLKVGLLGAGRIGRVHAQAISAHPSSKLCAVSDAVPEAAESLAGEYGAQARGSDEIIADTQIDAVLIATPTDTHSDLIEAATAAGKAVLCEKPVDLSLERAAQCLHAVSGRSKPVMIGFNRRFDPNFSALKAGLEAGEIGKAELLSITSFDPAPPPVSYVKVSGGLFRDMMIHDFDMANYLMGEVPVVITAVGSSLVDAEIGAAGDVDTAAVTMTYADGRIAVIKNSRRAAYGYDQRVELLGSGGLLQAQNMLENTVVKSTAEGVVGAKPTYFFLERYMPAYKVEWAAFVDAVVNGSKVPVSLKDGVAALAMAEAATLSMQSGQPVRMEEILKPVAK, from the coding sequence ATGTTGAAGGTTGGTTTGCTGGGCGCCGGACGCATCGGACGGGTACATGCGCAGGCCATTTCGGCCCACCCAAGCAGCAAGCTCTGTGCTGTTTCAGACGCCGTGCCAGAAGCGGCAGAAAGCCTTGCCGGCGAATACGGGGCGCAGGCGCGTGGGTCGGACGAGATCATTGCAGACACCCAAATTGATGCTGTTCTGATCGCAACGCCAACCGATACGCATTCTGACTTGATTGAAGCTGCCACAGCCGCAGGCAAAGCCGTGTTGTGTGAAAAGCCGGTTGATCTGAGCTTGGAACGTGCTGCGCAATGTCTTCATGCTGTGTCTGGGCGGAGTAAGCCTGTGATGATTGGGTTTAACCGCCGGTTCGACCCCAATTTTTCGGCATTGAAAGCAGGTTTAGAGGCGGGTGAAATCGGCAAAGCAGAGCTGCTGTCGATCACCTCGTTTGACCCGGCACCGCCTCCAGTCAGCTATGTCAAAGTGTCGGGCGGGCTGTTTCGGGACATGATGATCCACGATTTCGACATGGCAAACTATCTTATGGGCGAGGTTCCGGTTGTCATTACTGCCGTCGGGTCGTCTCTTGTAGATGCCGAGATTGGCGCGGCTGGTGATGTGGATACCGCTGCGGTGACAATGACTTATGCAGATGGTCGTATTGCTGTTATCAAGAACTCGCGCCGTGCGGCCTATGGTTATGACCAGCGGGTCGAGTTGCTGGGTTCAGGCGGATTGCTGCAAGCGCAGAACATGCTGGAAAATACGGTGGTCAAATCGACGGCAGAGGGCGTTGTCGGGGCAAAGCCAACCTATTTCTTTCTCGAACGTTACATGCCCGCTTACAAGGTGGAATGGGCCGCGTTTGTCGACGCTGTTGTGAACGGTTCAAAGGTTCCTGTTTCGTTGAAAGACGGTGTTGCCGCGCTTGCCATGGCCGAGGCCGCGACACTGTCGATGCAATCCGGACAACCGGTTCGGATGGAAGAAATTTTGAAACCGGTTGCAAAATGA